A portion of the Shewanella sp. SNU WT4 genome contains these proteins:
- a CDS encoding redoxin family protein, with protein sequence MNKHAVYVAPPLEVSEWLNCPQGLSLQDLRGKVVVIHAFQMLCPGCVSHGLPQTNNIHAMYSKDEVQVIGLHTVFEHHAVMTSQALHAFVHEYRLTFPIAIDRPSANSNLPCTMASYQMQGTPTLIIIDKNGYVRVNYLGRMSDMQVGSIIGGLLEEQRAPATNAAEITGANKPTQSQCSDDQCPI encoded by the coding sequence ATGAATAAGCACGCCGTCTATGTAGCGCCGCCATTAGAAGTGAGTGAGTGGCTTAACTGCCCGCAAGGGTTGTCGCTGCAAGACTTACGGGGGAAAGTGGTGGTCATACATGCCTTTCAAATGCTCTGCCCAGGCTGCGTCTCCCATGGGTTGCCGCAGACCAATAACATTCATGCCATGTACAGTAAAGATGAAGTGCAAGTGATAGGTTTACATACGGTTTTTGAGCATCACGCAGTGATGACTAGCCAAGCACTACATGCCTTTGTGCATGAGTATCGCCTAACATTTCCTATCGCTATTGATAGGCCAAGCGCTAACAGCAACCTGCCGTGCACTATGGCAAGTTATCAAATGCAGGGCACGCCGACTTTAATCATCATTGATAAAAATGGCTATGTGCGAGTCAACTATTTAGGGCGCATGAGTGATATGCAAGTGGGCAGTATTATTGGCGGATTACTAGAAGAACAAAGGGCACCTGCCACAAATGCTGCCGAAATTACCGGAGCTAACAAGCCAACACAGTCACAATGCAGCGATGATCAATGCCCGATATAA
- a CDS encoding C-GCAxxG-C-C family protein yields MMNRRNAIKRFATLSAFGAGSLLAPSVLAAPQCNGNEDIALGSNGNDAKLLTYVKLDPMAVAKLAYAGYDRGGCMYGVFDSIVKALAAAGHEDACRFAAIPTNMATFGKGGVFGMGSICGCVNAGAMAINLLSGINQSAVSRALFRFYEKSEMPRGDADFLAAIGAPTRKTNDGTLLGPDLLGKSIARSTLCHTSVTLWSKASQFGSSHQAKFERCAQVTAEIAFMLVTYLNQSLDGTLDAELVAPGNQECTSCHSSTKREPDAYLGSDVNSTIECQSCHSSHDMSGGVPVHEDLSCSDCH; encoded by the coding sequence ATGATGAATAGACGTAATGCTATTAAGCGATTTGCGACACTTTCGGCCTTTGGCGCAGGTAGCCTGCTGGCACCTTCAGTATTAGCGGCGCCTCAATGTAACGGCAATGAAGACATAGCCTTAGGCAGCAATGGTAACGATGCCAAGCTACTGACTTATGTGAAACTCGACCCTATGGCGGTCGCAAAATTAGCCTATGCCGGTTACGATCGCGGTGGCTGCATGTATGGCGTGTTCGATTCCATAGTCAAAGCGTTAGCCGCCGCAGGCCATGAAGATGCTTGCCGCTTTGCGGCCATTCCCACCAATATGGCAACCTTTGGCAAAGGCGGAGTCTTTGGCATGGGCTCGATTTGCGGCTGCGTGAATGCGGGCGCTATGGCAATCAACTTATTGTCAGGGATTAATCAATCAGCGGTGAGCCGCGCCTTATTCCGTTTTTATGAAAAATCTGAAATGCCAAGAGGTGATGCCGACTTTTTAGCAGCCATTGGCGCGCCGACGCGTAAAACCAATGATGGCACCTTACTTGGACCTGATTTACTGGGTAAATCCATTGCTCGCTCAACCCTATGCCACACGTCAGTGACTTTATGGTCCAAGGCCAGTCAATTTGGCTCTAGCCATCAGGCCAAGTTTGAACGCTGCGCCCAAGTCACTGCTGAAATAGCCTTTATGTTAGTGACTTACTTAAATCAATCCCTCGACGGCACACTAGATGCCGAACTGGTAGCGCCAGGTAACCAAGAATGTACTTCATGCCACAGTTCCACTAAACGTGAGCCTGATGCTTATTTAGGTTCAGATGTTAATTCAACCATTGAATGTCAGTCATGCCATAGCTCGCATGATATGTCTGGCGGCGTGCCTGTGCATGAAGACTTGTCATGTTCTGATTGCCACTAG
- a CDS encoding DUF2541 family protein has product MKKLSQVSLSTVLLLAASAMALPQQALADEQITLGRTILLGIGDQGAKIPLLACRRSDAIKVKAERDLELEKVVVTFNNGKTKTIKFNRHLKKDETTDWRKFGYKRCVDKLEVFGNSDGSKAGVKVYGRK; this is encoded by the coding sequence ATGAAAAAATTATCTCAAGTCTCGTTAAGCACTGTGCTGCTGTTAGCCGCAAGCGCAATGGCGCTGCCACAACAGGCGCTGGCGGATGAGCAAATCACTTTAGGTCGCACTATTTTGCTGGGTATTGGCGATCAAGGCGCAAAAATCCCTTTACTGGCCTGCCGTCGAAGCGATGCCATTAAGGTGAAAGCCGAGCGTGATTTAGAGTTAGAGAAAGTCGTGGTGACTTTTAACAATGGCAAAACTAAAACCATTAAGTTCAACCGCCACTTAAAGAAAGATGAAACCACAGATTGGCGCAAATTTGGCTATAAGCGCTGCGTTGATAAGCTGGAAGTGTTTGGTAATTCAGACGGCTCTAAGGCTGGCGTTAAAGTCTATGGCCGTAAATAA
- a CDS encoding peptidylprolyl isomerase has protein sequence MLKPVVGLGLLLTLTACDSDIFTTFPPEDPDPSPPTMAQDKCYTISTNLGAIAIAVDMTNTPVTGKNFARYVDDGFYNGTIFHRVIYNFMSQAGGYTKDLVAKPTRAPIINEAKVGFRNLRGTLAMARFDNSPNSADSQFFINALDNPQLDASASSAGYAVFGQVIAGMDVVDQINIVRTTTVGAFTDVPVTHIVISNISPRSCR, from the coding sequence ATGTTAAAGCCGGTGGTTGGTCTGGGTTTATTGTTGACTTTGACTGCTTGTGATAGCGATATTTTTACCACCTTCCCGCCCGAGGACCCAGACCCTAGCCCGCCGACCATGGCGCAAGATAAATGCTACACAATTAGCACTAACTTAGGCGCCATTGCTATTGCCGTCGATATGACCAATACCCCAGTGACAGGTAAAAACTTCGCTCGGTATGTGGATGATGGCTTTTATAACGGCACCATTTTCCATCGGGTAATTTATAACTTTATGAGCCAAGCAGGGGGCTATACCAAGGACTTAGTGGCTAAACCCACGCGCGCGCCCATTATCAATGAAGCTAAGGTTGGATTTCGTAATCTACGTGGCACCCTTGCTATGGCGCGTTTTGATAATTCCCCCAACTCTGCTGACTCGCAATTTTTTATTAATGCGCTAGATAATCCGCAGCTTGATGCCAGTGCGAGTTCTGCAGGCTACGCCGTCTTTGGCCAAGTGATTGCCGGCATGGATGTGGTTGATCAAATCAATATAGTGCGCACGACTACTGTGGGTGCCTTTACGGACGTACCTGTTACTCACATAGTGATTTCAAACATCAGCCCACGCAGCTGCAGATAA
- a CDS encoding YjjI family glycine radical enzyme, whose product MTQANIEKIITNANLSAKQKSQWLALEAEGMMPYPCDDPKVLAAMSAGVICDMFEGNAPFKPRYVLPDYQVLLTQGSEYLELAPATDFDDAINLLTIIYHHVPSVTGIPVFLGHLDSLLMPYVGELTAEQVYTKLRRFWIMLDRTLPDAFMHVNIGPRDNLVCRTILTIDAELKQIAPNLTFYYDQQVTPDDLLLQACANIAECSKPHIANTPMHNQVFGEGRFGIVSCYNALPLAGGANTLVRLNLKELALLATSRDDFFTNLLPDYSERVFSLMAARSAYLHEKSGFFNSFLVTEGLIAEDRFVPMFGIYGMAEAVSALLSLEGNDARYGHDDNANKLALEISARLHDIVTNTEAQFAWQGRALLHAQGGISLDIDVTPGVRIAYGHEPDPVSYVLATAPQHKYYPSGISDILTIDATIKANPAALKDLCLGAFANGYREFTANVASNDLVRITGYMVKMSDIATYQEQGSRTNTTFLGAEAADKTKVLNRAPRVVSQEMSPLFMAAAK is encoded by the coding sequence ATGACTCAGGCTAATATCGAAAAAATTATCACTAATGCTAATTTATCCGCTAAACAAAAATCTCAGTGGTTGGCGTTAGAAGCTGAAGGCATGATGCCTTATCCTTGTGATGACCCAAAGGTGCTAGCGGCCATGAGCGCTGGGGTCATTTGCGATATGTTTGAAGGCAATGCGCCGTTTAAACCAAGATATGTATTGCCAGATTATCAAGTGTTGTTAACCCAAGGCTCTGAATACTTAGAGTTAGCGCCAGCGACAGATTTTGATGATGCCATCAATCTGCTTACCATCATTTATCACCATGTGCCGTCAGTCACTGGCATTCCAGTATTTTTGGGTCACTTAGATAGCTTATTAATGCCGTATGTGGGCGAGTTAACAGCTGAGCAGGTATACACCAAGTTACGCCGCTTTTGGATAATGCTTGATAGAACTCTGCCCGATGCCTTTATGCATGTGAATATTGGCCCGAGGGATAACTTGGTATGCCGCACTATTTTAACCATAGATGCTGAGCTTAAGCAGATAGCGCCTAACTTGACCTTCTATTATGACCAGCAAGTGACGCCTGACGATTTACTGTTGCAAGCCTGCGCCAATATTGCCGAATGCAGTAAGCCGCATATCGCTAACACCCCAATGCATAACCAAGTGTTTGGTGAAGGCCGTTTTGGTATTGTTAGCTGTTACAACGCGCTGCCACTGGCTGGCGGCGCCAATACCTTAGTACGTTTGAATCTTAAAGAATTGGCTTTGCTTGCCACGAGTCGCGATGACTTCTTTACCAATCTGTTACCGGATTACAGTGAGCGAGTGTTTAGCTTAATGGCGGCACGAAGCGCTTATTTACATGAAAAATCAGGCTTCTTTAATAGCTTTTTAGTGACTGAAGGCCTAATTGCTGAAGACAGATTTGTACCTATGTTCGGCATTTATGGCATGGCTGAGGCGGTTAGCGCCTTGCTTAGCCTTGAAGGCAATGATGCCAGATATGGCCATGATGATAACGCCAATAAACTCGCACTTGAGATATCAGCGCGCCTGCATGACATAGTCACCAACACCGAGGCACAATTTGCATGGCAAGGGCGCGCGTTATTGCATGCCCAAGGCGGCATTAGCTTAGATATTGATGTGACGCCAGGGGTGCGCATTGCTTATGGCCATGAGCCAGATCCTGTGAGCTATGTGCTAGCCACGGCGCCGCAGCATAAATACTACCCTTCTGGCATTAGTGATATTTTGACTATCGATGCCACCATTAAAGCCAATCCCGCCGCCTTAAAAGACTTATGTTTAGGTGCCTTTGCCAATGGCTACCGCGAGTTTACCGCTAACGTTGCCAGTAACGATTTAGTGCGGATCACAGGCTATATGGTGAAAATGTCTGATATCGCCACTTATCAAGAGCAAGGCTCGCGCACTAACACTACCTTTTTAGGCGCAGAAGCGGCTGATAAAACCAAAGTGTTAAACCGCGCTCCAAGAGTAGTAAGCCAAGAAATGTCACCATTATTTATGGCTGCTGCTAAGTAA
- a CDS encoding 4Fe-4S cluster-binding domain-containing protein: MMAERITLVELTDDTRPLVVEARAEMGAGLDGESGAELVANVSRILPFSCVDGPGNRMVIFLQGCNFNCGSCHNPHTIKNCNHCGDCVATCPTGALSVAGGVNENAGKTDMTATTTHKPAQKAAQKPKVLWQPELCTNCDKCLEVCSYQSSPKISRYTVAQLLELLLPRAAFLSGVTVSGGEASMQLDFVVALFKAIKSHDSLAHLSCYIDTNGHLAMSGWQQLMPYLDGAMVDVKAWDESVHKTLTGRSHRQVFASIACLAAANKLAEVRLLHIPAHSDFEHWFSDVGQWLAALPPDIIIRLNGFRRHGVRGSAATWPECTKAQMAEFRQGLIAHSGRDIAMPFMG; encoded by the coding sequence ATGATGGCCGAGCGTATTACGTTAGTAGAGTTGACGGATGACACTCGGCCACTTGTGGTTGAGGCAAGGGCTGAAATGGGGGCTGGCTTAGACGGTGAGTCCGGCGCTGAGTTAGTGGCCAATGTGAGCCGCATCTTACCTTTTTCTTGTGTCGATGGTCCGGGTAATCGGATGGTGATCTTTTTGCAAGGCTGCAATTTTAATTGCGGTTCTTGTCATAACCCGCACACCATTAAAAATTGTAATCATTGCGGTGATTGTGTGGCAACTTGCCCCACAGGCGCCTTAAGTGTTGCCGGTGGCGTTAATGAAAACGCTGGCAAGACTGATATGACGGCCACAACAACTCACAAGCCTGCTCAAAAAGCTGCTCAAAAACCAAAAGTGCTGTGGCAACCTGAGTTATGTACCAATTGCGACAAGTGCCTAGAGGTTTGCAGTTATCAATCAAGCCCGAAAATAAGCCGTTATACGGTAGCGCAATTGCTTGAATTGTTATTGCCGCGCGCGGCCTTTTTAAGTGGCGTGACTGTTAGTGGCGGTGAAGCCAGTATGCAGCTTGATTTTGTAGTGGCGCTATTTAAGGCGATAAAAAGTCATGACAGTTTAGCGCATTTAAGCTGCTACATAGATACTAATGGCCATTTAGCCATGAGTGGCTGGCAGCAATTAATGCCATATCTTGACGGCGCTATGGTGGATGTTAAGGCGTGGGATGAAAGCGTGCATAAAACCCTCACAGGGCGCAGTCATCGCCAAGTGTTTGCAAGCATTGCCTGTTTAGCCGCGGCCAACAAACTGGCGGAAGTGCGGTTACTGCATATTCCAGCGCATAGTGATTTTGAGCACTGGTTCAGTGACGTCGGGCAGTGGCTCGCCGCTTTACCCCCAGACATCATTATTCGCTTAAATGGCTTTAGGCGTCACGGCGTGCGTGGCAGCGCCGCCACTTGGCCTGAATGCACTAAGGCGCAGATGGCTGAATTTAGGCAAGGCTTAATTGCGCACTCAGGGCGCGATATAGCTATGCCCTTTATGGGCTAA
- a CDS encoding LysR family transcriptional regulator: MNTLQLSRINLKHLTVLQVLLQTMSVTKAAENLCLSPSTVSKTLAQLRLLLGDELFFREGNKLTATPIALTLAPALHSVLSSMQGLLQQQTFEPASFQGSFRIAMRESSVELFANALCQHLLAHCPQAQLTLYSKEQYGIDALLKGLVDVVILPHDVSQPPTRHDDLLWQPLMTDEMVCLMAANHPLAELDAITTADYLNFRHIGINDTELNQPYFELLLAQQFRPRDMALTVADFGSAASMCQHSQLLFTCSKVWASRALQAKVLVQKTLPFDYGKVAFSLVWHPQSLNNPAIKWLQQQLISELSETL, translated from the coding sequence ATGAACACGCTGCAACTTTCACGCATTAACCTTAAACACTTGACCGTATTGCAAGTGTTACTGCAAACCATGAGCGTCACTAAAGCGGCTGAAAACTTGTGTTTAAGCCCATCGACTGTCAGTAAAACCTTGGCGCAATTACGCTTATTGTTAGGCGATGAGCTGTTTTTTCGTGAAGGCAATAAGCTTACCGCCACCCCAATCGCCTTAACACTCGCCCCCGCCCTGCACTCAGTATTAAGCAGCATGCAAGGTCTGTTGCAGCAACAAACTTTTGAACCCGCAAGCTTCCAAGGTTCATTTCGCATTGCCATGCGTGAAAGCAGTGTGGAGTTATTTGCCAATGCCTTATGTCAGCATTTATTGGCTCATTGCCCGCAGGCACAATTGACCTTGTACTCCAAAGAGCAGTACGGCATAGATGCCTTACTCAAAGGCTTAGTGGATGTCGTGATTTTACCCCACGATGTAAGTCAGCCGCCGACCCGTCATGATGACTTATTATGGCAACCACTAATGACAGATGAAATGGTGTGTTTGATGGCCGCCAATCATCCGCTGGCGGAACTTGATGCAATAACCACGGCGGATTATCTTAATTTTCGCCATATTGGCATTAATGATACTGAGCTAAATCAGCCCTATTTTGAATTACTGCTAGCGCAGCAATTTAGGCCGCGGGATATGGCATTAACTGTGGCGGATTTTGGTAGCGCGGCCTCCATGTGTCAGCACAGTCAGTTACTTTTTACTTGCTCTAAAGTCTGGGCGAGCCGCGCCTTACAGGCTAAAGTCTTAGTGCAAAAAACCTTACCCTTTGATTATGGTAAGGTCGCTTTTAGTTTAGTCTGGCACCCGCAAAGCTTAAACAACCCTGCGATTAAGTGGCTGCAACAGCAGCTAATTAGTGAGCTGAGTGAAACTCTTTAA
- a CDS encoding GNAT family N-acetyltransferase: MMTITIRRAVCQDIKAIAPLFDAYRQFYECPPDLALAEDFIGKRLTSGESVIFVASQGDILLGFTQLYWSFCSVEAIKIVILYDLFVADSGRQQGIARQLMQTACDYSFTAGAGRVDLLTGKTNVIGQALYESLGFYRSLDDFYGYSCHKS; encoded by the coding sequence ATGATGACTATTACTATCCGTCGTGCCGTTTGCCAAGATATTAAGGCAATTGCGCCCTTGTTTGATGCTTATCGCCAATTTTATGAGTGCCCGCCGGATTTGGCCTTGGCCGAAGACTTTATTGGTAAGCGTTTAACGAGTGGCGAATCAGTGATTTTTGTTGCCAGCCAAGGGGATATATTACTTGGGTTCACTCAGTTGTATTGGAGTTTTTGTTCAGTCGAAGCCATTAAGATAGTTATCTTGTATGACTTGTTTGTGGCTGACAGTGGTCGTCAGCAAGGCATTGCTCGGCAGTTAATGCAAACTGCGTGTGATTACAGCTTTACGGCTGGCGCTGGGCGGGTGGATTTATTAACCGGTAAAACCAATGTCATAGGGCAAGCCTTATATGAGTCATTGGGTTTTTATCGCTCCTTGGATGATTTTTACGGTTACAGTTGCCATAAAAGCTAA
- a CDS encoding DUF2797 domain-containing protein, with protein sequence MQGTLVKMRTHLDADNGVQYHLPVGDQSLHLNPVIGKTLTLNFSGQIFCCHCGKKTKKSYAQGHCYPCMQKLASCDMCIMKPETCHYDQGTCREPEWGQKNCYTPHYVYLANTSGLKVGITRHTQIPTRWLDQGATQGLPILKVANRQLSGLVEVELAKLVNDKTHWQAMLKGNAEDLDLAAQAKLLLPHIEARLQSLLAEQGPDSIEVLHQATQAIDFPVTVFPTKVKSFNADKQPLISGVLMGIKGQYLLFDTGVINIRKYTGYDVHVSVSE encoded by the coding sequence ATGCAAGGCACATTGGTAAAGATGCGCACTCACCTCGATGCTGACAATGGAGTGCAGTACCACTTGCCGGTCGGAGATCAATCATTACACCTCAACCCTGTGATCGGCAAAACGTTGACCTTGAATTTCAGCGGTCAGATTTTCTGTTGCCATTGCGGTAAAAAGACCAAAAAAAGTTATGCGCAAGGCCATTGTTATCCTTGTATGCAAAAACTGGCCAGTTGCGACATGTGTATTATGAAGCCCGAAACTTGTCACTATGATCAAGGCACTTGCCGCGAGCCTGAATGGGGCCAGAAAAACTGCTACACCCCGCATTATGTCTATTTGGCCAATACCTCAGGGTTAAAAGTCGGCATTACTCGCCACACCCAAATCCCGACTCGCTGGTTAGATCAAGGCGCCACCCAAGGATTACCGATTTTAAAAGTCGCAAACCGCCAATTATCTGGGTTAGTGGAAGTGGAGTTGGCAAAATTAGTCAATGATAAGACCCATTGGCAAGCCATGCTTAAGGGCAATGCTGAAGATTTAGATTTAGCCGCGCAGGCAAAATTGTTACTGCCGCACATTGAAGCGCGCTTACAATCTCTGTTAGCAGAGCAAGGCCCAGATAGCATTGAAGTCTTGCATCAAGCAACTCAAGCCATTGATTTCCCAGTGACTGTGTTCCCAACAAAAGTAAAATCATTTAACGCGGATAAGCAACCGTTAATCAGCGGCGTATTAATGGGGATTAAGGGGCAGTATTTATTGTTTGATACTGGCGTCATCAATATCCGTAAATACACTGGCTATGACGTGCACGTATCAGTTTCTGAATAA
- a CDS encoding ACT domain-containing protein — MARYLLTLQVPDRTGLVELIASDISRHHGTWLDSQLIHLDGIFAAIIQIAAPEDQIDALIENIECIDGLSLQYQKLGQTQVNHSVNWEIVAYDRIGLVRDIANIISSLNINIEYFASQLDHAEHTGVPLFRAQLSLANLSETKAKALMDSLYQLGDDVVIDKID, encoded by the coding sequence ATGGCAAGATATCTGTTAACGCTGCAAGTTCCCGATAGAACGGGTCTGGTTGAACTCATCGCTAGCGACATTAGCCGCCACCATGGCACTTGGCTCGACTCGCAGTTAATCCATCTCGATGGCATATTTGCCGCCATCATTCAGATTGCCGCTCCAGAAGATCAAATTGATGCTCTGATTGAAAATATCGAATGTATCGATGGTCTGAGTCTACAGTATCAAAAGCTTGGGCAAACTCAGGTCAATCATAGTGTCAATTGGGAAATCGTGGCCTACGATAGAATCGGTTTAGTTAGAGATATTGCTAATATAATCAGCTCACTAAATATTAACATTGAATATTTCGCCAGCCAACTGGATCATGCCGAACACACAGGCGTCCCCTTATTTAGGGCGCAGTTGAGCCTTGCCAATCTGTCTGAAACTAAGGCCAAGGCCTTAATGGATAGTCTTTACCAACTTGGTGACGACGTAGTGATAGATAAAATCGATTAG
- a CDS encoding ABC transporter permease subunit, giving the protein MKPAKNILNSTRGAKSRLIKDKLTEASVTLGGVLVFVALLLIFFYLLYVIKPIFDGADVSLQKNIPYQLTDNKSVLVGSDEQNEVLFRLADTGQVEFFRALDGSVIETTTPPLPANTKITSIAVSTPETKRFALGLDNGQVVIGQIDFGVSYPGNVRLVTPKVRYPIAPVQLMTGESVNRLAFAANLKKMSFTYQDAKQQWWLTRVVGEENRMTEEVEWTQTSVALPETPKNVQEMLMTPDQRQLFMHSGNKLYIYDIRYEDEVNLSQVVDLKRANHKITDINLLAGASSVLVAYSDGVINQYFQVLSPKGRLYEWIRDFRLESGVTHMAAEFYRKSFVAITDKGELSLLYTTSQRQLFDEYYDLGTVNSMGFSPRSNALVVDANNRLHLFKVENSHPEVSWSSLWSKVWYEGYPEPKYVWQSTSGSDDFEAKLSLMPLVFGTMKAAMYALLFAIPIAIGAAVYTAYFMSAKVRGIVKPTIEIMEALPTVILGFLAGLWLAPLIEHNLPAVVALIILLPLSMIISAFLWFLTPAQFKEVVPDTYRELLLIPILVLVAYGCFSLSPLVELWLFNGNTRMFITNDLGITFDQRNALVVGIAMGFAVIPTIYSIAEDAIFSVPRHLSNGSLALGATQWQTLTRVVLLTASPGIFSAVMMGLGRAVGETMIVLMATGNTPIMEWSVLEGMRSLSANIAVEMPESAIGSTHYRVLFLAAFVLFIFTFFFNTIAELVRQRLRERYSSL; this is encoded by the coding sequence ATGAAACCCGCTAAAAACATCTTAAATAGCACTCGTGGTGCTAAGAGTCGTCTCATTAAAGATAAACTTACTGAGGCCAGCGTTACCTTAGGTGGCGTGTTAGTGTTTGTGGCGCTATTACTGATATTTTTCTATTTGCTGTATGTGATTAAGCCCATTTTTGATGGCGCGGATGTCAGTCTGCAAAAAAACATTCCCTATCAGTTAACGGATAACAAGAGTGTGCTGGTGGGGAGTGACGAGCAAAATGAAGTCTTGTTCCGCTTAGCCGATACTGGCCAAGTGGAGTTTTTCCGTGCGTTAGATGGCAGTGTGATTGAAACCACGACTCCGCCCCTGCCTGCCAATACCAAAATCACTAGCATAGCAGTATCAACTCCTGAGACTAAGCGCTTTGCATTAGGTTTAGATAATGGCCAAGTCGTGATTGGTCAGATTGATTTTGGTGTGAGTTATCCAGGCAATGTGCGTTTAGTCACGCCTAAGGTCAGATACCCGATAGCGCCAGTACAATTGATGACGGGTGAAAGCGTTAATCGTTTAGCGTTTGCTGCTAACTTAAAGAAAATGAGCTTTACCTATCAAGACGCTAAGCAGCAGTGGTGGCTAACGCGGGTGGTGGGTGAAGAAAACCGCATGACCGAAGAGGTGGAGTGGACGCAAACTAGCGTTGCGCTGCCAGAAACGCCTAAAAACGTGCAAGAAATGTTGATGACCCCAGATCAGCGCCAGTTATTCATGCATTCAGGTAACAAGCTATATATTTACGACATTCGCTACGAAGATGAAGTGAATTTATCTCAAGTCGTTGATTTAAAGCGTGCTAATCATAAGATCACCGATATTAACTTATTAGCCGGTGCCAGCTCAGTGCTGGTGGCTTATAGCGATGGCGTGATTAATCAATACTTCCAAGTATTAAGTCCTAAAGGGCGCTTATATGAGTGGATACGTGACTTTAGATTAGAGTCTGGCGTTACCCACATGGCCGCAGAATTTTATCGTAAGAGCTTTGTGGCGATAACTGATAAAGGTGAACTGTCACTGCTCTACACCACCAGTCAGCGGCAATTATTTGATGAGTATTATGACTTAGGTACAGTCAACAGCATGGGCTTTAGCCCGCGCTCAAATGCCTTAGTGGTGGATGCTAACAATAGACTGCACCTGTTTAAGGTTGAAAACTCACACCCTGAGGTTTCTTGGAGCTCGTTATGGAGCAAAGTCTGGTATGAAGGCTACCCTGAACCCAAATATGTGTGGCAATCGACCTCAGGCTCAGATGATTTTGAAGCCAAGTTAAGCTTAATGCCGCTAGTGTTCGGTACCATGAAAGCGGCCATGTACGCGCTATTATTTGCCATACCAATCGCCATCGGCGCGGCTGTGTATACCGCTTACTTTATGTCAGCCAAAGTGCGCGGCATAGTTAAGCCGACCATTGAAATCATGGAAGCCCTGCCCACAGTGATCTTAGGTTTCTTAGCAGGATTATGGCTCGCGCCTTTGATTGAACACAACCTGCCGGCGGTAGTGGCCTTAATTATCTTACTGCCGTTAAGCATGATTATCAGCGCCTTCTTATGGTTCTTAACCCCAGCCCAATTTAAAGAAGTGGTGCCTGATACTTATCGCGAGCTGTTATTGATACCGATTTTGGTGTTAGTGGCCTATGGCTGCTTTAGTCTAAGCCCATTGGTGGAGCTATGGCTGTTTAATGGTAATACTCGCATGTTTATTACCAATGATTTAGGTATCACCTTTGATCAACGTAACGCCTTAGTTGTCGGTATCGCCATGGGTTTTGCGGTTATCCCAACCATTTACTCGATTGCTGAAGATGCGATTTTCTCGGTGCCACGCCATTTATCTAACGGCTCATTAGCCTTAGGGGCTACTCAATGGCAAACCTTAACGCGGGTGGTGTTATTAACCGCAAGTCCAGGCATATTTTCGGCGGTAATGATGGGCTTAGGTCGCGCTGTGGGGGAAACCATGATTGTACTTATGGCCACAGGTAATACCCCAATTATGGAGTGGAGCGTGCTTGAAGGTATGCGCAGCTTATCGGCCAACATTGCGGTAGAAATGCCAGAATCGGCCATAGGCAGTACTCATTACCGGGTATTGTTCTTAGCTGCTTTCGTATTGTTTATATTCACCTTTTTCTTCAACACTATTGCAGAATTGGTGCGCCAGCGCTTACGTGAACGTTATAGCTCACTGTAA